In Liquorilactobacillus nagelii DSM 13675, the following proteins share a genomic window:
- a CDS encoding UDP-N-acetylglucosamine 1-carboxyvinyltransferase, translated as MKKMIINGGQKLSGEVTIGGAKNSTVALIPAAILADTPVKFDSVPDILDVHNLMLILSKMNVPSNFSHGELEIDPTQIKNVPLPGGAIRSLRASYYFMGALLGKFGKALVGFPGGDNIGPRPIDQHIKGFRALGAIVEERNDAVCIKTTPEGLHGARIFFDIVSVGATINVLLAAVRAKGTTIIENAAKEPEIVDLATFLNNMGAQIRGAGTDVIRIKGVPSLKATNTHTIIPDRIEAGTYLAFAAAAGQGVLVKNVITEHLEPFIAKLVEMGVYLEVNEDSIYVEGGRNLAPVTIKTAPFPGFATDLQQPITPLLMQAKGCSKIIDTLYPERVKHIPEMQRMGGKIVSKDGIISIKHSSELIGTTVEASEIRAGVALVGLALMAKGTTVINKADNILRGYERIVEKMAGLSIKIKIVDETAVQE; from the coding sequence ATGAAAAAAATGATAATTAACGGTGGTCAGAAATTGTCAGGGGAAGTAACGATTGGCGGAGCCAAGAATAGTACAGTTGCTTTGATTCCGGCCGCTATTTTAGCAGATACCCCGGTGAAATTTGATTCAGTTCCAGATATTTTAGATGTACACAATTTAATGTTGATTTTAAGCAAAATGAATGTTCCATCAAATTTTTCCCATGGGGAATTAGAAATTGATCCAACCCAAATTAAAAATGTACCACTTCCTGGTGGTGCGATTCGTAGTTTGCGAGCGTCTTATTATTTCATGGGAGCCTTATTAGGTAAGTTTGGTAAGGCTTTAGTTGGTTTTCCTGGTGGGGACAATATTGGACCTCGACCAATCGATCAACATATTAAGGGATTTCGTGCTTTAGGTGCAATTGTAGAAGAACGTAATGATGCAGTTTGTATTAAAACAACTCCAGAAGGATTACATGGAGCACGAATTTTTTTTGATATTGTTTCAGTCGGAGCAACTATTAATGTTTTATTAGCAGCTGTCAGAGCTAAAGGAACAACGATCATTGAAAATGCTGCTAAAGAACCAGAAATTGTTGATTTGGCAACTTTTTTGAATAACATGGGAGCACAAATTCGAGGTGCTGGAACAGATGTAATTCGAATTAAAGGAGTTCCAAGTTTAAAGGCAACCAATACCCATACTATCATTCCAGATCGAATTGAGGCTGGAACGTATTTGGCTTTTGCAGCTGCAGCTGGTCAGGGTGTCTTGGTGAAAAATGTGATTACAGAACATTTGGAACCTTTTATTGCTAAATTGGTTGAAATGGGTGTTTATCTTGAGGTCAATGAAGATAGCATTTATGTAGAGGGTGGTAGGAATCTGGCACCGGTTACGATTAAGACTGCCCCTTTCCCGGGGTTTGCAACAGATTTACAGCAGCCGATTACTCCTTTGCTGATGCAGGCTAAAGGTTGCAGTAAAATAATTGATACTTTATACCCTGAAAGAGTTAAGCACATCCCGGAGATGCAACGAATGGGTGGAAAAATTGTTAGTAAAGATGGAATTATTTCGATTAAACATTCATCTGAACTTATTGGAACAACTGTTGAAGCTAGTGAAATTCGTGCAGGAGTGGCACTGGTCGGTTTGGCATTGATGGCTAAAGGAACAACAGTTATTAATAAAGCTGATAATATTTTACGTGGGTATGAAAGAATTGTTGAGAAAATGGCTGGTCTTTCAATCAAAATTAAGATTGTTGATGAAACAGCTGTTCAGGAATAA
- a CDS encoding LBP_cg2779 family protein produces MDKGSGDSLAEKIVTFQEKYHLTDAEMSLKSHLPVEKIHGIKQQIYQPQTDEKQGLLNFITNYQSN; encoded by the coding sequence ATGGATAAGGGGTCTGGAGATTCATTGGCGGAAAAAATTGTAACTTTTCAAGAAAAGTATCATTTGACAGATGCTGAGATGTCTTTGAAAAGCCATTTGCCGGTAGAAAAAATCCACGGAATTAAGCAGCAGATCTACCAGCCGCAAACCGATGAAAAACAGGGATTATTGAACTTTATTACTAACTATCAATCAAATTAA
- a CDS encoding CTP synthase: MTKYIFVTGGVVSSLGKGIVAASLGRLLKNRGLKVMIQKFDPYVNVDPGTMSPYQHGEVFVTDDGTETDLDLGHYERFIDINLNKYSNVTTGKIYSEVIRKERHGDYLGATVQVIPHITNMIKEKITRAGTTTDADVVITEVGGTVGDIESLPFLEALRQMKTDVGSENVLYIHTTLIPFLHAAGEMKTKPTQHSVKELRGLGIQPNILVVRTEKHISESVRNKISNFCDVEPEAVIESVDVNTLYEIPLNLQEQQMDKIVCQKLHLQTPPADMTKWKQLTERVNNLDKTVRIALVGKYVKLPDAYISVNEALKHAGYAINAKVEVKHLDSEKISAENVAEVLQGFDGIIVPGGFGNRGLEGMIQSIRYAREQNVPYLGICLGMQMACIEFARDVVGLKDANTTEVAPNCENKIIDLMADQEDLEEMGGTQRLGLYPCKLKPATVAAAAYNNQDVIQERHRHRYEFNNEYRKSFTEHGLTFSGISPDNHLVEVVELSEHKFFVASQYHPEFLSRPQRPEGLFRAFIAASAD; the protein is encoded by the coding sequence ATGACCAAATATATTTTTGTTACCGGTGGAGTCGTTTCATCTTTAGGAAAGGGAATTGTAGCGGCTTCACTCGGCCGTTTATTGAAGAATCGTGGGTTAAAAGTCATGATTCAAAAGTTTGATCCGTATGTTAATGTGGATCCCGGGACAATGAGTCCTTACCAACACGGTGAGGTTTTTGTAACTGATGATGGAACAGAAACTGACCTTGATTTGGGACATTATGAACGATTTATTGATATTAATTTGAACAAATATTCAAATGTAACTACCGGGAAAATATATTCAGAGGTTATCCGCAAAGAACGCCATGGTGATTACCTCGGCGCGACTGTTCAAGTAATTCCACATATTACCAATATGATTAAAGAAAAAATTACCCGTGCTGGAACGACAACTGATGCTGATGTAGTAATTACTGAAGTTGGTGGAACGGTTGGGGATATTGAGTCGTTACCATTTTTAGAAGCTTTACGGCAAATGAAGACAGACGTTGGTAGTGAAAATGTTTTATATATTCATACAACATTGATTCCATTTTTGCATGCTGCCGGAGAAATGAAAACTAAACCGACCCAACATAGTGTCAAAGAATTACGTGGATTAGGAATTCAACCAAACATTTTAGTAGTTCGCACAGAAAAACATATTTCTGAGAGTGTTCGCAATAAAATTTCTAACTTTTGTGACGTTGAGCCAGAAGCGGTTATTGAGTCAGTTGATGTTAATACGCTTTATGAAATCCCGCTAAATTTACAAGAACAACAGATGGACAAAATTGTTTGTCAAAAACTGCATTTACAGACGCCACCAGCCGATATGACTAAGTGGAAACAATTAACTGAACGAGTAAATAATTTAGACAAAACGGTTAGAATTGCTTTGGTTGGTAAATATGTTAAGCTGCCAGATGCATATATTTCGGTTAACGAGGCGCTAAAACATGCAGGTTATGCAATTAATGCTAAAGTCGAAGTCAAGCACCTAGATTCAGAAAAAATTTCTGCTGAGAATGTTGCTGAAGTTTTACAAGGGTTTGACGGAATTATTGTACCAGGTGGATTTGGAAATCGTGGTTTAGAAGGAATGATTCAATCAATCCGTTATGCTCGTGAACAAAATGTTCCTTATTTAGGAATCTGTCTAGGAATGCAGATGGCTTGCATTGAATTTGCCCGTGATGTTGTTGGCTTAAAGGATGCAAACACAACCGAAGTTGCGCCAAATTGTGAAAATAAGATTATTGATTTAATGGCAGACCAAGAAGATTTAGAAGAAATGGGTGGCACGCAAAGGTTAGGCTTATATCCTTGCAAATTAAAGCCAGCTACAGTTGCAGCGGCTGCTTATAATAATCAAGATGTAATTCAAGAACGTCATCGCCATCGTTACGAATTTAATAACGAATATCGTAAGAGTTTCACTGAACATGGGTTAACTTTCTCAGGGATTTCGCCAGACAATCATTTGGTTGAAGTTGTTGAATTATCAGAGCATAAATTTTTCGTAGCTTCACAGTATCATCCTGAATTTTTGTCAAGACCGCAACGCCCTGAAGGACTGTTCCGGGCATTTATCGCTGCCAGTGCTGATTAA
- the rpoE gene encoding DNA-directed RNA polymerase subunit delta yields MELEKFKDAAQNELSMIEVAHEILEQHGDVMTFADLTNQVQTFLGKSDEEIRERLSQFYTDLNIDGSFISLGDNLWGLRSWYPYDSIDEAVIHVEDEEDDDSHDKRRQKVNAFMDDESDEENDDVIDYDDTEESTDDDDFADEDSELKEYSKDLSDIDNGDDAADDELPDGIEGQLSELTDDDLEDDE; encoded by the coding sequence GTGGAATTAGAAAAATTCAAAGATGCCGCGCAGAATGAATTGTCAATGATCGAGGTAGCTCACGAAATTTTAGAACAGCATGGCGATGTAATGACCTTTGCTGATTTGACAAACCAGGTTCAAACTTTTTTAGGAAAAAGTGATGAAGAGATTCGCGAACGTCTATCACAATTTTATACGGATTTGAACATTGATGGCAGTTTTATTTCTCTCGGAGATAATCTTTGGGGATTGCGTTCTTGGTATCCATACGATTCGATCGATGAAGCAGTAATTCATGTTGAAGATGAAGAAGACGATGATAGCCATGATAAACGTCGACAAAAAGTTAATGCTTTCATGGATGATGAAAGTGATGAAGAAAATGACGATGTAATTGACTACGATGATACTGAAGAATCAACTGACGATGATGATTTTGCCGATGAGGATTCTGAATTAAAAGAATATAGCAAAGACTTAAGTGATATTGATAATGGTGATGATGCAGCTGATGATGAATTACCAGATGGAATTGAAGGCCAACTTTCAGAGTTAACTGATGATGATCTTGAGGATGATGAATAA
- a CDS encoding DUF1934 domain-containing protein has product MKTLEKGTPILIHLVTTREQDGEVSEYEKKFSGQIFQIGNSLYLRYVETQAPEKVIVTFKIIDQNSIQLTRKRSDLKLRLFFEDNHRVAAAYQTSYGVIPIETVTPHLQILLQQSPLAGAIKIDYLLYNGLELLGKYKIRLQFTT; this is encoded by the coding sequence GTGAAGACTTTGGAAAAAGGCACACCAATTCTGATCCATTTAGTAACTACGCGAGAACAGGATGGAGAAGTTAGCGAATATGAAAAAAAGTTTTCTGGCCAAATTTTTCAAATTGGCAATTCTCTGTATTTAAGATATGTTGAAACGCAAGCACCTGAAAAGGTAATTGTAACTTTTAAAATTATCGACCAGAATAGTATTCAATTAACCCGTAAACGATCCGATTTGAAATTACGATTATTTTTTGAAGATAATCATCGAGTAGCGGCGGCATATCAGACTTCATATGGTGTTATTCCAATTGAAACCGTAACGCCGCACTTACAAATTTTATTACAGCAAAGCCCCTTGGCTGGTGCAATTAAGATTGACTATTTATTATATAATGGATTGGAATTACTGGGGAAATATAAAATAAGATTGCAATTTACGACGTGA
- a CDS encoding HD domain-containing protein, giving the protein MITAYRDRLLPREKVLRDPIHSYIYIQSPVILDLINTKEFQRLRRIRQLGTANSTFHGAEHSRFTHSVGVYEITRQICDTFQRNYPSKGNDGLWDNRERLVALCAGLLHDIGHGPYSHTFEHIFGTNHEELTAAILTSPETEVNQVLRKVSPDFPQQVASVIQKTYPNQQVVQMISSQIDADRMDYLLRDSYYTGTNYGTFDLQRILRMMRPYQDGITFHISAMHAVEDYIISRFQMYQQVYFHPVSRSMEVILNHLLLRAKWLFKHRQFKANNTPNLLLPFFENNFSLKDYLKLDDGVLNTYFIDWCDNQDKILCDLAQRFLNRKPFKSIKFEKATQQLIPQLQLLVAQAGFDPQYYTATNNCYDLPYDIYEPGKNHQVTQIKLMRDDGSFIELSAVSKLVKAITGRFLGDERFFFPKQMLKTNPLFCRKFQKYLKNDWLIDPASQV; this is encoded by the coding sequence ATTATTACCGCTTATCGTGATCGATTATTACCGCGGGAAAAAGTCCTGCGCGACCCAATCCACAGCTATATCTATATTCAATCTCCAGTTATTTTGGACTTAATCAATACAAAAGAATTTCAACGTTTACGGCGAATTAGGCAACTGGGAACTGCTAATAGTACTTTCCATGGTGCCGAACATTCTCGCTTCACTCATTCAGTTGGAGTTTATGAAATTACACGTCAAATTTGTGATACATTTCAAAGAAATTATCCTTCTAAAGGTAATGACGGCCTTTGGGATAACCGGGAAAGATTAGTCGCTTTGTGTGCTGGATTGCTACATGATATTGGACACGGACCTTATTCGCATACTTTTGAACACATTTTTGGTACTAATCATGAAGAACTAACAGCTGCCATATTAACCTCACCGGAAACCGAAGTTAATCAAGTCCTACGAAAAGTCAGCCCCGACTTCCCACAGCAGGTTGCTAGCGTCATTCAAAAAACTTATCCTAATCAACAAGTAGTACAAATGATTTCTAGTCAAATTGATGCTGATCGAATGGATTATCTTTTACGTGATTCTTATTATACTGGTACCAATTATGGAACCTTTGACTTACAACGAATTTTACGAATGATGCGTCCATATCAAGACGGAATCACTTTTCACATTAGTGCCATGCACGCCGTTGAGGACTATATTATTAGTCGATTCCAGATGTATCAGCAAGTTTATTTTCATCCCGTTTCTCGCTCAATGGAAGTTATTTTAAATCACTTGTTATTACGCGCTAAATGGCTCTTTAAGCATCGTCAGTTTAAAGCAAATAACACGCCAAATTTACTGTTACCTTTTTTTGAAAACAATTTTTCGTTGAAGGATTATCTAAAACTTGATGACGGTGTTTTAAACACTTACTTTATTGATTGGTGTGACAATCAAGACAAAATTTTATGTGACTTAGCCCAACGCTTTTTAAATCGTAAGCCTTTTAAATCGATTAAATTTGAAAAAGCAACTCAACAATTGATTCCGCAATTACAACTTTTGGTCGCTCAAGCTGGTTTTGATCCGCAATACTATACTGCAACCAATAATTGTTATGATTTACCATATGATATCTATGAACCCGGGAAAAACCATCAAGTCACGCAAATTAAATTAATGCGTGATGATGGCAGTTTTATTGAGTTATCGGCTGTTAGTAAGCTCGTAAAAGCTATCACCGGACGCTTCTTAGGTGACGAACGATTCTTTTTTCCAAAACAAATGCTCAAAACTAATCCACTTTTTTGCCGAAAATTTCAAAAATATCTAAAAAATGACTGGCTAATTGATCCAGCCAGTCAAGTTTAA
- a CDS encoding DUF3899 domain-containing protein, whose product MNNLKTIYYVKVTTLLQLLGIVAAIGACLVQQRTLVSNFLFLSGLVLICISGIDILLGAHLMAGWFRHKKKGETDAEYRKNKLDLKKVAELKNKPVQIHRIGSSGLILGLTYIILAIIITL is encoded by the coding sequence ATGAATAATTTAAAGACGATTTACTATGTTAAAGTAACAACGTTATTGCAGTTGTTGGGAATTGTTGCTGCAATTGGTGCCTGCTTAGTTCAACAAAGAACGTTGGTTTCTAATTTTTTGTTTTTAAGTGGATTAGTTTTGATTTGTATATCGGGTATTGATATTTTATTAGGGGCCCATCTAATGGCTGGCTGGTTTCGGCATAAGAAAAAGGGCGAAACGGATGCGGAATATCGTAAAAATAAATTAGATTTAAAAAAAGTTGCTGAATTAAAAAATAAGCCAGTTCAGATTCACCGAATAGGATCTAGCGGATTAATCTTAGGACTGACTTATATAATATTGGCGATTATCATAACTTTGTAG
- a CDS encoding YibE/F family protein — protein sequence MTTLNMLIIVLAVLVMVVGGKKGFMALSSFGINFCLLFLSIILIAGGFSPIAVAAFSGICILAITIFMSDCGEKEANIAFIATLIVLLLMILLIAPLDHLIQIQGFSTEDSEEVEAFNLAIGVSFESILLATTVLSTLGAIAEAAIAVASGMHELIEQSPKITTHDLRHSGRIIGFQIMGMTFNTLFFGMFGGNLALFILLDKLQVSFGYYLNSKIFVGETCLVLYSSIAVVAVIGVTIELVVKRSQTFLQE from the coding sequence ATGACAACACTTAATATGTTGATTATTGTTTTAGCTGTTTTGGTGATGGTAGTTGGTGGAAAAAAAGGTTTCATGGCTTTGAGTAGTTTTGGTATTAACTTTTGTTTGCTTTTTTTGAGTATTATTTTAATTGCAGGTGGTTTTTCTCCCATTGCAGTTGCAGCATTTAGCGGTATTTGCATTTTAGCAATTACAATTTTTATGAGTGATTGTGGTGAAAAAGAAGCCAACATAGCTTTTATAGCAACACTAATTGTTTTATTGTTAATGATTTTATTGATTGCTCCTTTAGATCACTTAATACAAATTCAAGGCTTCAGTACTGAGGACTCAGAAGAGGTAGAAGCATTTAATTTGGCAATTGGTGTCAGTTTTGAAAGTATTTTATTGGCTACAACGGTTTTAAGCACGCTCGGAGCAATTGCAGAAGCAGCAATTGCAGTTGCTAGCGGGATGCATGAACTAATTGAACAGTCACCTAAAATTACGACTCATGATTTGCGGCACAGTGGGCGGATAATTGGTTTCCAAATTATGGGAATGACTTTCAATACATTATTTTTTGGAATGTTTGGTGGAAATTTAGCTTTGTTTATTCTTTTGGATAAGTTGCAGGTGAGCTTTGGCTATTATTTGAATTCAAAAATCTTTGTTGGGGAAACTTGCTTAGTATTATATTCGTCGATTGCTGTGGTGGCAGTGATTGGGGTCACAATTGAGCTGGTAGTCAAAAGAAGTCAAACATTTCTGCAGGAGTAA
- a CDS encoding YibE/F family protein, with amino-acid sequence MKILWHEKKWLNYFILVLVGSGLIAFLARNDAFLYRQPIMRISQVKNSQSVRTTDEYGNHDQQTEQRLTGKVLNGKYRGETFTLKNTFTESHGEDQQFQSGQDIFLNLYHNKQGQKPTAAFANYKRDVYLFLLIWLMLCSLLLVMRLRGLKAISSVLINFILFLALVKLDIVWNITNFFWIYAAGAVLFTALSLLIVIGWNEQSRVTFAAVTTGTATALGLAVLIMWLTHDSGMHYEALDFATQQPKQLFLASTLIGLLGTVMDAATDIVSTVFELKRSQPEIGFKQLFTSGRQVGRSIMGPLINVLLLIFFTETFTLAILYFRTGNNISYTFQWTMSLGLVQAIISGIGITLVIPVASFLAAWRLEWKQHDNT; translated from the coding sequence GTGAAGATTTTGTGGCATGAAAAGAAATGGCTCAATTATTTTATTTTGGTCTTGGTTGGCAGTGGATTAATTGCTTTTTTAGCTAGAAATGATGCTTTTTTGTATCGACAACCAATCATGCGAATCAGTCAAGTGAAAAACAGTCAATCAGTAAGAACAACTGATGAGTATGGCAACCATGATCAACAAACGGAACAGCGATTAACTGGTAAAGTTTTGAATGGTAAATACCGTGGAGAAACCTTTACTTTGAAAAACACTTTTACTGAATCGCACGGGGAAGATCAGCAGTTTCAAAGTGGCCAAGATATTTTTTTAAACTTATATCATAATAAACAAGGCCAAAAACCAACTGCAGCATTTGCTAATTATAAACGGGATGTTTATCTATTTTTATTGATTTGGTTAATGTTATGTTCGTTGTTATTAGTAATGCGCTTGCGAGGTTTAAAAGCAATTAGTAGTGTGCTGATTAACTTTATTTTATTTTTAGCATTAGTAAAGTTAGATATAGTTTGGAATATTACTAACTTCTTTTGGATTTATGCAGCCGGGGCGGTACTCTTTACGGCATTATCGCTATTGATTGTTATTGGCTGGAATGAGCAAAGCCGGGTAACCTTTGCGGCAGTTACAACTGGAACAGCTACAGCTTTAGGGTTAGCCGTTTTAATTATGTGGCTAACACATGATAGTGGCATGCACTATGAAGCGTTAGATTTTGCTACTCAACAACCGAAACAATTATTTTTAGCATCTACTTTGATTGGATTGTTAGGAACGGTTATGGATGCGGCAACTGATATTGTTTCAACGGTTTTTGAATTAAAACGTAGTCAACCAGAAATCGGATTTAAGCAATTGTTTACTTCAGGTAGACAGGTGGGACGGTCAATTATGGGACCGTTGATTAATGTTTTGTTATTAATTTTTTTCACTGAGACATTTACCTTAGCAATTTTATATTTCAGAACAGGCAATAACATTAGTTATACATTTCAGTGGACGATGTCCTTGGGTTTAGTTCAAGCGATTATAAGTGGAATTGGAATAACGTTAGTAATACCAGTTGCCAGTTTTTTGGCGGCTTGGAGATTGGAGTGGAAACAGCATGACAACACTTAA